The sequence CCTACAACCACATATACCAAACCTATATAGATGGCTTGCATGTTATAAATTATTCTTGTAAAACAGCCATTCATTTTGCCTCCCTGGGGACTGCACCCAATATGAGGATTAGACAAGTTCAGTTAGCATCCACATATACAATCTCAGGCCCTAGTAAACTCTAGACAACCTTATAAGGAAACTGACAGTAATCGCTAAACGTTTTACTGAGCTATTTAGTGTTTGTCTTATGCAAGCCACCTTTGAGAAGGTTACCAATTCATGTAAGTTTTTATAAACCATCTAATCTCCTAATGCCAATGGGCTTCTTCTCTGTATACAAAGAATTTGCCTAGTCTAAATACTGTAGACATGTATAGTATATACTGTATATGACTGTCTGATTTTCTCCACAATATTAGAGGAAGATCCTCAGGCACTTTTATCACTGGACCACAATAGGACTATTTTTATAGTGTATGTTACAGCCATCCCTCCTCTCTTGCGCTTAGCTGCTGACACTTTGGGGAACATCAGTTGTAGTTATAAGCTTCCGGTGGTGCTGTTTTAGCTCTAGGAAGCCTGGATGTCTTGACAACAGTCTTAATATATATTGGAAAGGGAAAGGATGAGCTAATGGAGGGGAAATGACAACATGAAGATgagggaagagaagaaggaaCATAATAAAGGAATGAAGAAGAGATGAGGTAGGAAAAAGAAGTATAGAAAAAAATAGAGGACAGAAGTGTAGAAGTTAAAGGTAATGGGAGAAGGAAAACTAGATAGAGAATTTATTATGGAACATATGGTTACACCttcaatttctcccattaacaccTATAGATGCTTTTCAGGTGACATTCTCATCACTTTCTTTTTGAAAGGGAGAGAAGTAAAAAAGGATGCATACAAGAAGTACTCAACAACTGAACACTGAATTTCTAGACTCCAAGCGACCAGAAATCTGTATGACAAGAAGATCAAGGGCACTTTCCAAAAATGCATTTGTCTCTGACATCAACATCCAGGGAGCCAATAGCAGTGTGAaagagcaatattttaaaatttaatagcaagacaaatgaaaaatataacAAATCACCTATTCTATGTGAGGTATACAGCTGGCCCAGACAGGGAAAACATTTGGTGCAAGTTacccaacatttatttttgttccttttaaggattttggggggaaaatgtaCTCTGTTTCCCAGGGACTGTGAACCATTACTAAAGAGAcaaagaggttttgtttttttaactttatcTTGTACACACTGCATTTGAATTTTATCACCTTTCATAATCACTTTCTGATGCCTGATAATACCTCCTTTAACCTTTGTTACTCAATTACGGAACAAGTTATCTCATTGTTACTCTTTTTTTTGAAGGAAGAGTTGAGACTCTTTTCATGCTGATAAGAGACACATGAGTATTCAATGCCAGAAAACATTTAGCAGTAAAGTGTCTTGAGCAAACTATCAGAGTCTAAAGGTAGGAAGCTGAGATAACGTGTCTGCTGCCTTAACCCTTTCGTTGACCCAACAGAACTGAAAGAAATgagacattcttttaaaaaaatgaaatagaaataGTCTTTTTCTAAAGAATGGcattaaaacatgttttataaagcagaaaaataaatcaaatggtTGGAAATGGAATACTTACCCATTTTCTGGGTCGGCCTCTGGGTCGTTTTTCTCCAGTGGCTTCTGCTTTCTGTAAAGTGAAAAAACAACATATTTTGTAAGCCACATTATTTAGCAGTGCTGGTAACTGGGAACATATTTCTTGTAATATGATCCATAATTATGTATCTACTGATTAGATGGGTGTcattaagtctctctctctctcccctatgGCTTGAATCTTGAGATTCCTTTTTCTAACATTTCATAGCATAGATTTAAAGATACTAAAATCCCCTCTTGTGGGGTAAAAAGAATAGTTTGTTTCAAGAAGGAAGGAAACTTCTTTAAAACTGATGGACTATTCGCAATAGTCTGCCTGTTTTTTCTCTATTGATAATGTTCAGAAAGCAAACCAGCATGTTTGACAAAGAATATCGTCTTGAACATGTGTGTATTTCTACTTAATGATACTTTCCTGATTCTGAGTAACATTTTCCTTTTCAGGTGCAAACACATCCTTTAAACTCTGAACATACCTTTCACCATTCCAAAATATGCTTTCATTTTAAGGGTTGAAGTAATTTCAACAGTAGGTGCCATTTCTAGGTCACCTACTGTTGAATTTGCTTCAACCCTTAAAATGAAGGCATATTTTGGAATGGTGAAAGGTATGTTCAGAGTTTAAAGGACGTGTAAGAATATGTAAAGAATATATAAGCAAGGCCTAGCAATTACTGCAAAGAGTTCAAACAGAGAAAACACAGATTCTATTCAGGACTCTGTCATTAGTTTGCTTAGTGATTGTGGGATAAATATACTTACCCAGTTTTGTAATGCAactttgaaatccttggataaaaaaattacatataaaaTGTTGTTACTTACAGACAAAGTATGTCCACCATACATATGTCAATATCTGATTAATAATAATGGTAGTTAGGTAGGTGAACTACAGGTGAAATCCTTGCCCaactcaagtcaatggcaaaactcccttctatggggccaggatttcacgctATGTGCATAATCATTCCTTAGAATCAAGGTTTTTTGAATACCTGGTGCATACGTGTTTTCATATATTGCTTCTTCACAGCAGTTTGTGTGTTTGACTTTCCCCTCAGGAGTCAATTGTCTCATTACATAAATCACTTATTGGTATATCTCTGTAAAATGTGCGTAATGCCTTGTCATGTAAAATGAATCCCACAAAAAGAGCTGGGAAAGTACTGGGGCCAATCCCTATAAACCCTACACTATAAGTGCAGTAAAATGACCTTGAAATAAATCTCAGCAAGAAGAAATGTGTGAAAAATAAAATTCACATTCCTAAAGGGCAAAATTATCACTTAGACTTGTTAAAAGAGTAAACTTGCTCTTTAACAGTTTATACCAGTGTTACATGTAAGGTGAAACCCTCTTATGAGAATACTTTTTAAAGAAGTACATTTGCTGTATTCTCTAGCTATTTAAGAGGTTTTTGTTTCCCTTCAAACCCTTCATTATTATGTCCTTATAACCTAGACAGtgcaaacagaaattaattttagTATATGATGTCCAATAGACACATAGTTATTGTTTGAACTATCTGAGGCATTAATTTTTAAGAAAGGATCAGTTTAAAATGTTCTAAATCAACACTTTACATCTTAGTAAAGGACCAACAatccccctcctttttttaaatCCCCCTCTTAAAAATAAGATCATGCTGCCAATGTCCTTAAAAAAATGAACATGAACTTGTTCAGATCTACAGCAAACCTGGTCTTGAAATCAAACTTAAAAAATCCCAGTAAATTGACATAGACTATATAAAGTAGCTTGACTGGAAAGAGTACATGCAGATTTCTTTGAATAATCAATCTTCATTTCCAGTCCTAAAGTGTCATGCAGTGTGGCTGAGTGCTGTTAACAAtctgtttcaccccagaggtggctacgTTTCAGTAGTGAATAGTGTTCCCTGTGTATAGTTTGTATatcagtttgtaaagtgcttcggGACCCTTTGTAATGAAAGGCACTATGTTACTGCTGTATATGATTTCCACCTCATGTCAGAAGAAAAACATTTCCATAGGTCTTATCAAAACCAAATCTTTCCCAGAGGTGAGCTGGGAAAACAGCAGTGCATTCCAATTCATTATGTTTTGGTACAGAGAGATGCTGTAAGCAACAGGAAGGTTTCCATAGACTAAACTGCAGAAGATGAATGACAAAGACTTCCATAATGGACATTTTATCTCTACTCTAAAAGGCAAAGACAAAACACTTCTTGAACAAACAAGAAGgaaaataatgataaaaatatGATAGTAAAGACAAGGAATCTAGGAAACATAGTTCAATTTTTTCACTTggataattattattaatattaatattttgacaaataaagcACAAGTTTACTCTGGGAGCACAGTATTGTCACTTAATATAAATACCTGGTGTCATGACTAGTTATTTAGCAGTGATCCTGTCAAATAAATTAAATTGTGCGGAATAATGTAAAATTTAATTAACAAGAAGTTAAACACATCAACCCAACAGCACTACTTTGCCTTTTGAATAGATACTGTATTTAGAGCAATATCTAAGTACTCTGCTAGCTGTTTGCTTTCATTACACTGTTGTGTCTGGAGTAAGGAACAAATCTAGAGAGAACACCAAACCTCCCAAACATAACAAACAGTATTATTTAGACGGCAGCTTGCAAGTGATCTCAGCTACGCACTGCAGTTTATATCTGCTTAATCAAAGGAAGCTGTTTCTTTTTAATCCTCTGATGCAATGTAGAGTAAGGTGTGTTGTGTTGGGTTATATCTCAGCACAAGACACAACATGCTGAGACATGACTTTGCTCTATATAACATAATACAACAACATTTAACACTGAACATAAAACAGAGAAGGGCTGAGCAAGGGGAGGGAAGGTTAGCATATATGCAGTTTAagggtgtttttcttttttaaaaattaacacacTTTTATGTGCAATATTATAACCAATAAATTGCTGTGATAAAACATTTTGGGAGTGGAACTGAATTAAATAGCTTTTAGAGCACAAAACATGTCTGagaaaatggtatttttcatGTATCACAATTGCCATTTCAATCCTTTTCATATTAAAGACAGTTAAGAGTCAATGGAAAGGTCTGCAATTCATCTAAGCTTTGGTAGCACAAGGCAACTTGAAGCTGCTTCATAACCTCACACTGTATGGGGCTCAGCAAAAATGGAGTGTGACTTTCCCACCACCAGTGCCTCCTTGGTCTATGGGTAGGCAATGCCAAGCAGAAACTGAAACTGTACAGTTGAAGGCAATTAACAAGACAAGATGAGTGTAAATAATTGAATGGATATAAAGTGTTCTTCGGGCATCCATATATTGTCAAGCAAAAACACAAATGCAACAGAATCCATATCTTGTGAACTCTGTTTTGCAAAATGATCTGTTGAGATGTCAAGATAAAATGTGTCAGAGGCATAGGTTAGCTGGAGTAACTGATAGCTCTCTCAACAAAGATCACTGTTGTCAAACCTAGTCAAGAGAACTTGCACAATTAAGTGTCCCTCTACTAAAGTCACTTTGTTAAAAACCATAATAAAAGAACTCTGAAGTACTGAACAGACTAATCTTGTTACAGCTTCCATGTCATATTTATCCAGTTTACCGCCAAACAGGTTGTCCTGCCTGACACATCTTACTGAAAACATCTCAGTGGCTGAAGTCTCCATGTTTTAGGTGCAATGACCTCATATAGATATACAATATAcatcatatagaatcatagaaatgcagggctggaggggacctcaagaagtcatccagtccaatcccctgcactgaggcaggaccaagtaaacctagaccatcccagacaggtttgtctaacctgtccttaaCAACCTCCAGTGATacagattccacaaactcccttggaaggctactccagagcttaaccacccttacagttagaaagtttttcctaacatctactCTAAATCTCCCATGCTCCAGATTAAGCCccttatttcttgtcctaccttcagtggacatgaagaacaattgatcacagttctCTTTACAAGAGCCCttcaatatatttgaagactgttaacaggttatccctccccccatcttctgttctcaaggctaaacatgcccagtttttttaacctttcctcataaggcAACTAGATTTTCATCAACCAACTTAGGGTGACATCATGGCCCcaaagaagtcagtggcaaaactctcactgatttaaacagggccaggatttcacccgacTATTTAATTTAGAGACACAAACCTCTCTTCATAGAAGGCATATGACAAAGTGTAGATACAAATAGTACCACTAACTTTTGTTTGCAAAGTGTGCATTTTCCAACTCATGTTTTTGAGTTATTTAATTTCAttctaatgaaaaataaatgactCTATTTTATTGAGCTGGACCTAAACTTTTAAATTGAAGGTAAATTTGACATAAGAGCACTTCTTGGGATTTCTAAAGTTTTCTGTTATGGCACAAAGCAACTATTTCTATTGTTTTACTCCAAAAGCGCGTTTCTTCATTCCAAATATGGGAAATTTTATCAAGCACAAATATAGttctttaaacaaagaaaagccCTGAATGCATAAGGGAAATGGAGATATACTGGTAACAGTGCTACCTCAGTCTAACAAATAAAACATAGGTATGGAGCAACCAAGAAGATAATGGAGGGATGTCAATATGTTGTCCTTTTTGCAAAGTCAAACATATAATCCTTAGAAAAGAGAAGTCCTCCATTTATTCTCCAATTTTGGTTTAAATGAATGACAGCAGGTCTTGTTCAGAGACATAAGCTCCAATGATAGAGTAATTCTGAACACTCTAATACAATGTGATTAGAGTCCTTTTGTGTCTGTCTCCTACTTGTCATCTGTTAATATGTTATTCACATTCACTGTTGGTGGAAAATTAAAGCGACTGAGAGGATGGGGTGTTTTTTTGTAAATTGCAGGCTTACCTGATGTATTCATCTaataaatatatgtaataaatatgtataaacttggtaaaattctatttttatataattttgactGATATTGGTTTGTTTCTaagccttttttattttcatctatttaaattttcactgttgCACAAAATCATGGGTtttaagccttttttaaaaaattgtatcaATTTAAACTTTCTCGGTTGTAGGAAATTATGagagggtcagacaataattatttaatgacagcagacatTGAGATTAAAAAAGATAAAGCTTTATGACCGTTCAAACACAAATTGTGATCACATCAAATtatgcaaagtaaatatccttaaatcaaactccagttatcaagcagcatttttcttactttgcctatatATACATTTTGATGAttatagatggaaatatttttcattgattTTTGTGTGAACAGTGAAATCAACGTTCACCAACAAACATTTAGGGATAAAAAACTACCTTTCCAAGCCTAGATATGTATTATAGGCAAGTCAGTTTTTATGTGTGTATTACCTGAAATTAGAGTAATTACTACATTATTAGCTGTCCAATTGGTCTTGCAACATTCTGCATGCATTGTCAAGTTTCACATTGCTAATTTCCTAACAAGCACAGTTTGTTTTCAAATGCCCCAAGGCCAGTTTACTAAGTCCAAACACAAGCTctgcaagtaaaaaaaaaaaaaccatacacCAAGAAATTTTAAATACACCACAGAATCATGATCACACGGAAAATGGTGCCTCAAGTGATTTAAGGgtatttactttttaaagtatAACAAAACAAAGCTCCAATACTTGTCTGAGTATTTTTAGCTCCCTGACAGTTTGTgtaatacatttttaattgtTATGTGTAATGGTCTGCAAGAGAACACCCGATCAATTAATCATGAGTGCCTTCTCACGTCTGCTCTGTGGGTTCTAGTGGTGTACGTTTATCTTACATGTTGTGAACACTATAGTACATTTCAATGAGTTCACTTTGAAAACCATAGGCCACACACTATTCTATAGAAATTCCAGCAATTTTCAACTGCATGTACAGCAACCAAGTTTACATGTATAGGGTCTTAGCAATGTTAACAAGCAAGGCTTTGAGAACTGGAAAAGGATATAGAGGACCTTCAATTAATATATATGTCAGAAAGTTACAACtgtaattcattattttaaaaagtgataccAACAACAACTGAAccatgtgtttttgtttgtttttaaatgagcaaACTTTTCAATTCAGGTTTACTATGAGGAAATTTATCAGAAAAGAAATTGTATAAAATAAAAACTTTGAGGTGTCAAATGTCATATTAcaacatctattttaaaaaagggcAACACACTGTTAGTTGAAACATGATCCCAAagcttttactttatttattgatttacttatttttaaaagttctacaACTGTTTTACACTTCGGAATATTTAACAAAGACTTGTGCATCTTACCCAAGATACATATTTTAACAACCATTCcatcacaaaaattaaaaaaaaaaaaaacccatcagacTTATATTTAAGGAAACATCAAAGATTTTTTAATAGTAAATAAGACATGTGCCCCTTGGTCAAATTTTATTATACATAACATTCTGTAGAGTTTGCCTTAGTTACAGTAGTTACTTGGTGAACTCTGAAAATTGAAAAGGTGCTATTAACTTGTTCCGTTCTTAATTCAGACTAAAAAGGGACTACATGCACCAAAATGATCTGAACATAACTAAACCGCATAATATATAGTTTTGTGTAATAAAAAAGTCTTTTCTAATTTATGATGATTTTAAATCACTCAGATTTATTAACAGGTTTTAATATTTCTACTAGAAAtatcttttaaatatataaatatataaattccatgaagaattaatttaaaattttattcttgCTAGAAATATTACACACAGTAATGTCTACTCTTCCAACAGTAATATTCAAAACATTTAATCTCAAATTTCAATTTTCCAAACTaataaaaatttgttttctttcttttgaagAATTAAATTTAAACTGTTTAATACTGAATctgatgtacatttttaactataaaaagaaaaaaacctaaatACCTACACTTATTAGAGTAGCAAAGCggtttttgtacattttaaatatCTAACCAAAAAAGTACAATTTTTACCAACTTATACATTTATTGATTAAATATACTGTTTTTTCCCAGCTCAGACACTAAAAAACAATTGGAAATTCAAACACTATAGAAAAATGTTCCTTCAGCTAATgttcaaaacatttaaaacagacATGAAAGAACTTAATATTTATCACTAGTTGCTATGGTAATTTATAACACTGAAAACTATCAAACTTAACATGGTCAGTGCCCTCAGGCACAAAGtaaaccacattttaaaattaaccaTAATTAGATGAGCCAACAGCCATCTTCCAAAACACATTTTACCACATAACTACTAAAGAGTAAATGACACTGATACACTTAAGCACCACAGTTCACTCCCAGATTTCGTAAGCTTTTGTTTTCAACTTAGTACCCGTAAATTAGTGCTAACTGCTGTGGAACCCTCCACAGAACCATCACTCCTGTACTTATTTTCAAAACTACATACTTCCATTTACTTCTTATGTTCACCAAAAAAATGTCACATATAAATGTATTATTAGCCTTGTTAGCAAGATTTTATAATGCACAGCATTGGCAAATTTAAATTAAGCTAGTTTTTCAGGTTGAACTTGCAATTTAAAATCAATGAACTAAAAGGATTGTCTTCATTGGACTGGTCTGTCCAATTGCTAAACTATTCAGAACCCCTATGGTATGTATCTGCTAGCAACACCAAATTGTAGGAGTGGTTCAAAAGACCAATATTGCTTCAAGAAACAGCCTCTTTGAAAGTGATTACTAAACAATACATAGCAGACTGTTACTGTAACTCGCAGTTTACTTTaccatcacattttaaaattgtaaatttcaagAAATATTTCTATCAACACATAATTGGATTTACTTCTAATTACCATATGTTTGACAAAGCACTTAGCTTTAATAGACAGATTTGGTTTGAAGTAGTAATGTAAATAAATGTACAGGAAATGAATTTTCATTTTTATGCACAGAAGACTTTTTAAATCTTAAACtggaaaataatattaataataataataataattaataatattgatTTTCTTTCTAGACCACAATGCTAGCTGCAGAAGATCTCAATCAATATCTCAAATATGTCATATTATTTCATATTGTATGCACTGTACAAAAACTAAATTGACCTCATATGTTCTGTGTTAGGGTCTTTCTGCAGCAAATGTTAACTCTGATCTTACAAAGGTAAAATGCGGAAAATATGTGGCCTCCATTATTAAAAATGGTTCAAACTCTACAGTTCAAAGGCTGAATGACTGGAATAATTTGGAAAGTAACTGATGAAACTAACAGTAATTGTtaagaactctctctctctctctctctctctctctctcataatcTCACCTTCTGAGCTGCTTTAGAGGGACTCTTGTTTTTGCTTcctcttggtcttcctcttggtCTTTTAGGAGATGGTTCTCCAGCTGGTTCCTAAACACAGGAAAACATGCTATTGTAGCAAGAATCTCCACAAGACACTACCCAAATAGACCTTAAGTATAAACAACAACTGAAGAGCTACCTAAAAACATGAAGTGTAAATGAATGATACAAAGTTTAAAATGAAGTAGAGAactctagtttgcatattaaatgGAGACTTCATTTAAATTGTAATTATGTAAGAACATAATGAAAATTTGCATATTCTAACAACTGTAAAACATACCAGAAAACACAAATTGTTAACAGGGATGGTGACTGAATTTTGTGGAAAGATGGTTTTTCAAAATTAATTACTCATTTCATTTACGTTTCATCATAAGAGTATACAACTATGGTATGTAGTTTCTATCACAAACATTTTTGGAAAAGCTCAATACTGAAAAACTGGGAAGTAATCTGCAGTTTTCTCTTAAGGgcacaaatagattttttttatttgcctttgttATTATGAAGTTTGCATTTGTCCAAACTTAATTGTCTTTtgttaaaatgtaaatgtaaagatTTCTTTACAACAGATTTTTGGCAtgcaatatatatttttggaaaTAAAATATCTGTAACAAAAAAGTTTAACACATCTATACAAGAACAGTGATTATTTTAGAAATTTTCTTAACTGGTCCCTGTGTTTGATAGTAAATTAACTAGTCATTAAAATGGATATGAATGACTAATAGTTCGGATTCCAAATATTTATTCAGTGAATCATAAATACTATAAAACTCTTCTAGTTCTAAATATTGAACATTTCATTCAGATTACAGGATGTGGTAAAATTAATTAAATGCAGTATGTTAACTTAAACCATCCTAAAACCCTTTAGATTTTAAATTCCCTGGTACATTTAGATAGTCTGGAAAGGAGATTAAATGATACGATTCTCAGTTGCAAGCCACAGAGACATGGTGCACATCTGGATCGAACACGTTTTAGGAGATGCAGTTTTCTTTCTCTCCGAGCCATTCAAATGCTAAAAAAAAAGCCATGCTCAAAACTTGCAGAGCCAATGCTACTGGTTGGTTTTGTTGCAAGACCACGTTGTCGGAGCCAGGTGTAAAGTGAGTTTGTGGGGATAAAGCTGAGATCGCAAAGCTGAATAAGTGTCACAGGGCAGAGCGGGAAAACGTGGGGCTCCAGTTTTGTGATTTTCCATAAGTATTTTCTGTGCATTTTTCAGGAGCACActggaggggcaggagcagctgcATATCCCCCAGTTTAGGGGAATGCTTTCGAGGATGTTCTGCACCTCAGAGCTCCCATAATATTTTCTAATCATCTGACATGCTTTGAAGGAAGCGGTGGGATACTAACGAATGGAGTAAATATGTTTAAAGCCCGCGGAAGTCAGTTTAAATGAGCTCACTAGAAATCCCCACACACTTCCAATCGGTACTTCCGAAGCCTGCGAATTATGGCAAACAAAACCTCCAGCTCGGTGCTTCCCCGTGCTGCCTCTGCAAAGCTGCAAGCTTAATTGGTTGCATCCGCAGGCAAAATCCCCGCAGCATACATCGCTTCAGAGGGGGTGAAAAGAGCCGGACTCGGGGAAGCAGAGTGGCAATGTCACTGCAggaaatgaaggggggggggggacaagtCGAGCAAGCTTCAACCCCAGTCGGGTCCTGCAAGTGAAGAGGGGCCCTTTTTGGAGTCCCTGAAACTGACCAGGGGTGCAAGGcgaggggggggggagcgctggcTCTCCCCGCCCGCAGCCAGAACCCGGAACAGCCCCCCCGGGAGGTGGAAGATCGACCTGCCTGGCAAAGGGCTCCGGAAATGCAAAAGGTGTTGTGACTGCGGCGCTGCCCCCTCCAGCAGCCTCCCCCCTCGCCgccgggagtggggggcaccttCGTGCACACgaaggggggggtggggtggggggaccaaaaGCCAAGCGACTTTGCAGccgcaccccccagccccacGATCTAGGGGCTGGGCTGGTCAAGCTCGGAGGCGGCAGCAGCCGGCGGTGGGACCCGGCCCCCCACAGCCCCGGAGCTTGCAAAGGCTCCGAGAGGCGGGCGCCAGCGCAGCTCGGTCCCTTCGCCCTCTCGCAATTTCAAACTCGGCTCGGGGATGACCCAGCGCGCGCTGGTTGGCCGGCTCCGCGCCGCACATTTCCATTGCACAGCGctgcccccgccgccgccgccagcagcgCGCCGCGCACAATAGCCGGCGCCTCCGCCCGGCAGCCCACCCCGCGCCGCCGGCCGCCGCTGCGCCTTTCCCCCCGCCGGCGGGCCGCTCAGCCGGGAAGGGCGCGCaacaaagccccccccccccgacccgccGCCGCCCCTCACCCCCGCCGCCCGGCCCGGTCCCCGGGACTCCAGTGGCAGCGGGAGCCCGTCCCTGGCCACGCTCGTCTCCTCTCGCGCGCGCGCTCCGTGCAGGGAGCGGGTACTGACTTGTGGCTGCTTCCTGGGTCTGCCCCGTCCTCTCTTCTGAGGCGCTGTGGCTGCAGGTTGCTCCTGGGCAGCGGTGGAAGTGGAAGGCTGGCCGGCTCCTTCCCCTCGCGTGCTCATCCTgccgcccgccgccgccgccgctgctgctcAGCCGGGAACAATCGCTCCGAGCACCTTGAGAGCtaaggggggcgggcgggggggggggggttcaaccCGAGCGCTCGCCGCCCGCTGCCACCACCACACACCGGACGTCCTGGTGCTGCCAAaaaggagagaaggggaggaggaggaggtgatggtggtagcggtggtggtggtggtggcggcggcggcggcgcggggggggactctcctctcttctctcccgTACGCTTTGGGAACAGGGATCGCTAGTAACGCGCAGCAGTGCaagagggggggtggggaaggagggagagagggtgAATTGCAGCCCTACAAATGCCAGGAGGGGGGACCGCGgcaagcagagcaggagcaaaccaagtggggggggggggagggagggaaatatcTTCTTGCAAAAATGGGAAGCAAGCGGTGGCTATCGCCCGGGGACCGGCTCAGGACCCAGTAAGAGGAGACACATTGGAAAGGCACGGGGGACTCGGCCCTCCGGCCAGGAGTCATGCACACTGTGgagatggggggctggggagcgGCAGAGAAAGAGCGatcatttaaaca is a genomic window of Lepidochelys kempii isolate rLepKem1 chromosome 1, rLepKem1.hap2, whole genome shotgun sequence containing:
- the HMGA2 gene encoding high mobility group protein HMGI-C isoform X2 — its product is MSTRGEGAGQPSTSTAAQEQPAATAPQKRGRGRPRKQPQEPAGEPSPKRPRGRPRGSKNKSPSKAAQKKAEATGEKRPRGRPRKWEETEETEETSSQESAEEED
- the HMGA2 gene encoding high mobility group protein HMGI-C isoform X1, whose product is MSTRGEGAGQPSTSTAAQEQPAATAPQKRGRGRPRKQPQEPAGEPSPKRPRGRPRGSKNKSPSKAAQKKAEATGEKRPRGRPRKWPQQVVQKKPAQEETEETEETSSQESAEEED